The Nitriliruptor alkaliphilus DSM 45188 genome includes a region encoding these proteins:
- a CDS encoding ABC transporter permease, translated as MELPPGKRLDPAEKPTGEQDLVVGTDLARQALRQFVDVSGAILAFAILTIRAIPGLRKFPAEVARQAAVLALSSGLIIWAMQFVIGAQCALQANYVLRQIGAPYYSGVFTAWCGLREMAPYMWGYILAAKVGCGLVAELGSMRISEEIDALEVMGVSSRSYLVASRIVAAWLVMPFLYFTGVGMMYIAEYLVVVVQFGEVSAGAYNYIFWLFQNPADFFYSVTKMMVIGTIIVFVGAYYGYTASGGSVGVGQATARSMMLNMVLIHVAGMLLTQLFWGGAPNAPVAN; from the coding sequence ATGGAGCTGCCGCCGGGCAAGCGGCTCGACCCGGCCGAGAAGCCGACCGGTGAGCAGGACCTGGTCGTCGGCACCGATCTCGCGCGCCAGGCCCTCCGCCAGTTCGTGGACGTGTCCGGCGCCATCCTGGCGTTCGCGATCCTGACGATCCGTGCCATCCCTGGGCTGCGCAAGTTCCCCGCCGAGGTCGCGCGTCAAGCCGCCGTCCTCGCGCTCAGCTCGGGCCTGATCATCTGGGCGATGCAGTTCGTGATCGGCGCCCAGTGCGCGCTCCAGGCCAACTACGTGCTTCGCCAGATCGGTGCGCCGTACTACTCGGGGGTGTTCACCGCGTGGTGCGGTCTGCGGGAGATGGCGCCCTACATGTGGGGCTACATCCTCGCGGCCAAGGTCGGCTGCGGGCTGGTCGCCGAGCTCGGCTCGATGCGTATCAGCGAGGAGATCGACGCGCTGGAGGTCATGGGTGTGTCGTCGCGCTCCTACCTGGTGGCGTCCCGGATCGTCGCCGCGTGGTTGGTGATGCCCTTCCTGTACTTCACCGGGGTCGGGATGATGTATATCGCGGAGTACCTCGTGGTGGTGGTGCAGTTCGGTGAGGTGTCGGCAGGGGCGTACAACTACATCTTCTGGCTGTTCCAGAACCCCGCCGACTTCTTCTACTCGGTGACCAAGATGATGGTCATCGGCACCATCATCGTCTTCGTCGGCGCCTATTACGGCTACACCGCGTCCGGTGGATCGGTGGGGGTCGGCCAGGCCACGGCACGTTCGATGATGCTCAACATGGTGCTGATCCACGTCGCCGGGATGCTGCTGACCCAGCTGTTCTGGGGTGGCGCCCCCAACGCGCCCGTCGCGAACTGA
- a CDS encoding ABC transporter ATP-binding protein — MERTLSPVTAPAPAEHRRPAIEVEDCYKAFGSNHVMRGLTMDFTEGAITTVLGPSGTGKSVLLKHFVGLMYPDRGDVRVFGQSVPQLKDAELNTMREQFGVLFQDGALFGSLNVYDNVAFPLRMHTDKSEDEIHEIVTQRLTEVGLEAALARLPGELSGGMRKRAGFARALVLNPRILLFDEPDSGLDPVRTSLLNDLILEVHREHGGTYILVTHNIPTARKVSNYVGMVWQGRSIHYGPTEEAFDSSDPFVQQFLAGDSAGPLGMD; from the coding sequence ATGGAACGCACGCTGTCACCCGTCACGGCACCGGCGCCGGCCGAACATCGACGGCCGGCCATCGAGGTCGAGGATTGCTACAAGGCCTTCGGGTCCAACCACGTCATGCGTGGTCTAACCATGGATTTCACCGAAGGTGCGATCACGACCGTCCTCGGCCCGTCCGGCACGGGGAAGAGCGTGCTGCTCAAGCACTTCGTCGGCTTGATGTATCCCGACCGCGGTGACGTGCGCGTGTTCGGACAGAGCGTGCCCCAGCTCAAGGACGCCGAGCTGAACACCATGCGCGAACAGTTCGGCGTCCTCTTCCAGGACGGTGCGCTGTTCGGCTCCCTGAACGTCTACGACAACGTCGCGTTCCCGCTGCGGATGCACACCGACAAGTCTGAGGACGAGATCCACGAGATCGTCACGCAGCGTCTGACCGAGGTGGGCCTCGAGGCGGCGTTGGCTCGCCTACCCGGCGAGCTGTCCGGCGGGATGCGCAAGCGCGCCGGCTTCGCGCGTGCCCTGGTACTGAACCCACGGATCCTGCTGTTCGACGAGCCGGACTCTGGTCTGGACCCCGTCCGCACGAGCCTGCTCAACGACCTCATCCTCGAGGTGCACCGCGAGCACGGTGGGACCTACATCCTGGTCACCCACAACATCCCGACGGCCCGGAAGGTCTCCAACTACGTGGGCATGGTCTGGCAGGGTCGATCGATCCACTACGGGCCCACCGAGGAGGCGTTCGACAGCTCGGACCCCTTCGTTCAACAGTTCCTCGCCGGAGACTCGGCCGGTCCGCTGGGGATGGACTGA
- a CDS encoding MlaD family protein — protein MVRRSFRLLLGAGCLGGLVLVLLGLASSDDYTTTFVFPDAANVIAGGRVQVDGVEVGRVRDVGAVDGLAHVRVTLDDEVTPLRSGTQARIEYRALLGERVLELDLAELSEPELPDGAVIEGNLPRVDLDEVLNALTPEVRADVGSLIREVDDVLSGREQHLTQAIDTAGPAVEAIGAVLAAIGRDGPALRRLVTETGELAGRLSARDDDLAAVIDGLEASMAAVAARDQELARALQELPGTLQAAGTTLESVPPTVDVTLPLVRDLRGVTTQLPDVAAELDPVLRDLRPVAHELRELAPSARELLGTAPGLLDGVAATAPRLTEQLELLVPAVDFLRPYTPELVGFMSNWASFYHQYDANGRYARVWLNEGSGSLTETPLGLPLPGSSDQGRRPPGAVEGQPWHDASGSPIR, from the coding sequence ATGGTGCGCCGCTCGTTCCGTCTCCTGCTCGGCGCCGGGTGCCTCGGGGGGCTCGTGCTCGTCCTCCTCGGGCTGGCATCGTCCGACGACTACACCACGACCTTCGTGTTCCCCGACGCAGCGAACGTGATCGCTGGTGGGCGGGTCCAGGTCGACGGGGTTGAGGTGGGTCGGGTCCGCGACGTCGGGGCGGTCGATGGACTGGCCCACGTCCGGGTCACTCTCGACGACGAGGTCACGCCGCTGCGCTCCGGAACACAGGCTCGGATCGAGTACCGCGCGCTGCTCGGGGAGCGCGTCCTCGAGCTCGATCTGGCGGAGCTCTCGGAGCCCGAGCTGCCGGACGGTGCGGTCATCGAGGGCAACCTCCCGCGCGTCGATCTCGACGAGGTGCTGAACGCCTTGACGCCGGAGGTGCGCGCCGACGTCGGCAGCCTCATCCGCGAGGTCGACGACGTCCTGTCGGGCCGCGAGCAGCACCTGACCCAGGCGATCGATACGGCAGGACCTGCCGTGGAAGCGATCGGAGCCGTCCTGGCTGCCATCGGACGTGATGGTCCGGCGCTGCGTCGCCTGGTGACCGAGACCGGCGAGCTCGCAGGCCGGCTGAGCGCTCGCGACGACGATCTTGCGGCCGTCATCGACGGACTCGAGGCGTCGATGGCTGCGGTCGCAGCACGTGACCAGGAGCTCGCGCGGGCCCTGCAGGAGCTACCCGGAACGCTCCAGGCGGCCGGGACGACGCTGGAGAGCGTGCCGCCCACGGTGGACGTGACCCTGCCCCTGGTTCGCGATCTGCGCGGCGTCACCACCCAGCTGCCCGACGTGGCGGCGGAACTCGACCCTGTGCTGCGCGATCTGCGTCCCGTCGCCCACGAGCTTCGCGAGCTGGCTCCGAGCGCCCGGGAGCTCCTGGGCACGGCCCCCGGCCTCCTCGACGGGGTGGCAGCCACCGCTCCGCGACTCACCGAGCAGCTCGAACTGTTGGTTCCCGCGGTCGACTTCCTCCGCCCCTACACCCCAGAGCTGGTCGGATTCATGAGCAACTGGGCCTCCTTCTACCACCAGTACGACGCGAACGGTCGCTACGCCCGGGTGTGGCTCAACGAAGGGTCCGGCAGCCTCACCGAGACGCCTCTCGGGCTCCCGTTGCCCGGATCGTCGGACCAGGGTCGTCGGCCCCCGGGCGCGGTCGAAGGGCAACCCTGGCACGACGCGAGCGGGAGCCCGATCCGATGA
- a CDS encoding MlaD family protein gives MRPTSEDERRIGLVAVLGLVGLLVLSLGAVGGDRDRGTEQFEVAFEDAGAILEGSDVKVAGVRAGTVRRLDVLDGRAVVTIGLRPAFLPLREDASFEIRPVSLLGERYLDVDPGSEGDVVEPGARFGVERSGSAVDLDHVLNTLDDPTAAAAASIVSALGGGLGGRGEDAAAVIELLTPSLERTDDLVAILDEQSDVIEELIAVTAPVVESAATGRGEQLDALVGSATEMLELTARRQEALQATLERLPATFRTARTSLAALADLSTSASRTLEDVRPVTQDLATISDELSRFAAEASPTLAGLDPVLDHAEELLGELRPIVAALEPAGDDLTAVTASAEPIVASLTREREDVWDMFRNWALVTNGSDGVSHYFRGIATIGPTSVPGIVGLPAGGEGRPPRVEEDGTSDDSPPEPRSNLELLEQLPQVLGGVSARLTGAGDVPASDPSSVTGLDEEQERDLLAVLLGRRS, from the coding sequence ATGAGGCCGACCTCCGAGGACGAGCGCCGCATCGGCCTCGTCGCCGTGCTCGGCCTCGTCGGCCTGCTCGTCCTGTCGCTGGGCGCCGTGGGCGGCGACCGCGATCGTGGCACCGAGCAGTTCGAGGTCGCCTTCGAGGACGCGGGCGCGATCCTGGAGGGATCCGACGTCAAGGTGGCCGGGGTTCGAGCCGGCACCGTCCGTCGGCTCGATGTCCTCGACGGACGAGCCGTCGTCACGATCGGCCTCCGTCCCGCGTTCCTTCCGCTGCGCGAGGACGCATCCTTCGAGATCCGACCGGTCTCGCTGCTCGGCGAGCGTTACCTCGACGTCGATCCCGGCTCCGAAGGCGACGTCGTCGAGCCCGGCGCGAGGTTCGGGGTCGAGCGCTCCGGGAGCGCGGTCGACCTCGACCACGTCCTGAACACCCTCGATGACCCGACCGCCGCGGCCGCAGCCAGCATCGTCAGCGCGCTGGGTGGTGGCCTCGGTGGACGGGGCGAGGATGCCGCTGCGGTCATCGAGCTGTTGACACCGTCGTTGGAACGGACCGACGACCTCGTGGCCATCCTCGACGAACAGAGCGACGTCATCGAGGAGCTGATCGCGGTGACAGCACCCGTGGTCGAATCCGCAGCGACCGGCCGCGGTGAACAGCTCGATGCCCTGGTGGGCTCGGCCACCGAGATGCTGGAGCTCACCGCTCGGCGGCAGGAGGCGCTTCAGGCGACCTTGGAGCGTCTCCCCGCGACCTTCAGGACGGCGCGCACGTCCCTGGCTGCCCTCGCGGACCTGTCGACCAGCGCCTCTCGGACGCTGGAGGACGTGCGGCCGGTCACCCAGGACCTCGCGACGATCTCCGACGAGCTCTCCCGTTTCGCGGCCGAGGCGTCACCGACGCTCGCCGGGTTGGACCCGGTCCTCGACCACGCCGAGGAGCTCCTCGGCGAGCTCCGTCCGATCGTGGCCGCGCTGGAGCCGGCAGGCGACGACCTCACCGCCGTGACCGCATCGGCGGAGCCGATCGTCGCGTCGCTCACGCGCGAACGTGAAGACGTGTGGGACATGTTCCGCAACTGGGCGCTGGTGACCAACGGCTCGGACGGTGTCAGCCACTACTTCCGTGGGATCGCGACCATCGGGCCGACGTCGGTTCCGGGCATCGTCGGCTTGCCGGCCGGCGGTGAGGGGCGCCCCCCGCGGGTCGAGGAGGACGGTACGTCCGACGACAGCCCGCCCGAGCCACGATCCAACCTCGAGCTCCTAGAGCAGTTGCCGCAGGTGCTCGGAGGGGTGAGTGCACGGCTCACGGGTGCCGGCGACGTCCCCGCGTCGGACCCTTCCTCGGTCACCGGTCTGGACGAGGAGCAGGAGCGAGATCTCCTGGCGGTCCTACTGGGCAGGAGGTCCTGA
- a CDS encoding MlaD family protein — protein MFPRGIPVRSLWLGLGVIAVAVALVLVAFRSHLGLPGQSFTTAMVAADQLDNLREGSQVNLDGVRVGQVRGVEYADGRALVRLQLDPDVELYRDTTAAIRNRSPLGQKILDLRSGTSEAGLLGDDVLPAEQVATVTELDTALSALDTETRDALGSTLRELGAGTVGRGPDLNDLLGAGPSLLDDVGTVSETLAADEADLAALLDAAGLLVGRFEGREPELNALVVDAERVLRSLATDGGAPLDVALEQLPRTVDHARSALADLETLAVAGDDALTELRTGSRALGTATPDLRSVLRDAPDTFTRLDRVTPPAEKAVRHLLPAVEDLRPLAPRIERALRDGRPPIEHLGPYADDIPRWFTNLAAALAHGDETGNYARIQGVATPEILSGLLGTDVFLAPMQELYICSDPYPAPGATYDQRADAECRS, from the coding sequence ATGTTCCCTCGCGGTATCCCCGTTCGCTCCCTGTGGCTCGGGCTAGGCGTGATCGCCGTGGCCGTGGCGCTGGTTCTGGTCGCGTTCCGGTCGCACCTCGGGCTGCCCGGCCAGTCCTTCACGACCGCGATGGTCGCCGCCGATCAGCTCGACAACCTCCGCGAGGGCAGTCAGGTCAACCTCGACGGCGTACGCGTCGGTCAGGTGCGCGGCGTCGAGTACGCCGACGGACGAGCGCTCGTGAGGCTCCAGCTCGACCCGGACGTCGAGCTGTACCGGGACACCACGGCGGCGATCCGCAACCGCTCGCCGCTGGGGCAGAAGATCCTCGATCTGCGTTCGGGGACGTCCGAGGCAGGGCTGCTCGGCGACGACGTGCTCCCCGCCGAGCAGGTCGCCACCGTCACCGAACTGGACACTGCGTTGAGCGCACTCGACACCGAGACCCGCGATGCCCTCGGCAGCACGCTCCGGGAGCTCGGTGCCGGCACGGTGGGGCGCGGCCCTGACCTCAATGACCTGCTCGGGGCCGGACCGTCCCTCCTCGACGACGTTGGGACGGTCTCCGAGACGCTCGCCGCGGACGAGGCGGACCTCGCCGCGCTGCTGGACGCCGCGGGCCTGCTGGTCGGGCGGTTCGAGGGTCGGGAGCCCGAGCTGAACGCTTTGGTGGTCGACGCGGAGCGTGTCCTGCGGTCCTTGGCGACCGACGGCGGCGCGCCTCTGGATGTGGCGCTCGAGCAGCTCCCCCGCACCGTGGACCACGCGCGATCGGCGTTGGCCGACCTCGAGACGCTCGCCGTCGCTGGCGACGACGCACTGACCGAACTCCGCACCGGGAGCCGCGCGCTCGGCACCGCCACGCCGGATCTCCGATCGGTGCTACGCGACGCCCCCGACACCTTCACCCGTCTGGATCGCGTGACCCCCCCGGCCGAGAAGGCCGTTCGTCACCTGCTCCCGGCCGTCGAGGACCTGCGGCCGCTTGCGCCTCGCATCGAGCGCGCACTGCGGGACGGGCGTCCACCGATCGAACACCTCGGGCCGTACGCCGACGACATCCCACGCTGGTTCACGAACCTGGCCGCGGCCCTGGCGCATGGCGACGAGACCGGCAACTACGCGCGCATCCAAGGGGTTGCCACGCCCGAGATCCTCTCTGGGC